In Paenibacillus sp. FSL M7-0420, a single genomic region encodes these proteins:
- a CDS encoding transporter substrate-binding domain-containing protein, whose protein sequence is MNKWGKLSMGLLLAAGLLAGCGSNNDKNNTAASGNGGAASTEAPAKKLIMGTSADFPPYEFHKMVEGTDTIVGFDIEIAKEIAADLGQELEVKDLPFDSLLNELASGRIDMVISGLSPTPERAEAVGLSDIYYKAEQAVVVREADKDKFASMDALKGAKIGIQTGSIQEGIAKGIEGAQLTSLSKISEIVLQLQSNRVDASIMEGPVAKSFVKNVKGLVITDAKPEVEDDGYVIGVKKGNTELLDQVNKTLGRLNSEGKIDEFVAAASELAESK, encoded by the coding sequence ATGAACAAATGGGGTAAACTTTCTATGGGGCTGCTGCTGGCAGCAGGACTCTTGGCCGGATGCGGCTCCAATAATGATAAGAACAACACCGCAGCAAGCGGAAATGGCGGAGCAGCAAGCACAGAGGCTCCTGCCAAGAAGCTGATTATGGGTACAAGCGCAGACTTTCCTCCATATGAATTCCACAAGATGGTTGAAGGTACGGATACGATTGTTGGTTTCGATATCGAGATTGCCAAGGAGATCGCTGCTGATTTGGGCCAGGAGCTGGAGGTTAAGGATCTTCCGTTCGACTCTTTGCTGAATGAGCTGGCGAGCGGCCGGATCGATATGGTGATCTCGGGACTTAGCCCGACACCGGAACGCGCTGAAGCTGTAGGTCTCTCGGACATCTACTATAAGGCAGAGCAGGCTGTCGTAGTGCGTGAAGCCGACAAGGACAAATTCGCCAGCATGGACGCACTGAAGGGCGCCAAGATCGGAATTCAGACCGGTTCCATCCAGGAGGGGATTGCCAAGGGCATCGAAGGCGCACAGCTGACCTCCCTCAGCAAAATCTCCGAAATCGTCCTGCAGCTGCAGTCGAACCGGGTGGATGCTTCCATCATGGAAGGACCTGTTGCCAAGTCCTTTGTGAAGAACGTCAAGGGCCTCGTGATCACGGATGCCAAGCCGGAGGTTGAAGATGACGGCTATGTCATCGGTGTGAAGAAGGGCAACACCGAGCTGCTCGATCAAGTGAATAAGACACTCGGACGCCTGAACTCCGAAGGCAAGATTGATGAATTCGTAGCGGCAGCAAGCGAGCTTGCTGAGAGCAAATAA